The segment TTGCCGCAAACAAAGTTGACGGGGTTATTAATTTCGTGGGCGACACCCGCAACCAGTTGACCCAGACTGGACATTTTTTCGCTCTGAATTAGCTGCCCTTGGGTTTGTTGAAGTTCGTGCAGGGTGTGTTCTAGCTGTTCTGCTTGTTGTTTGAATTTTGCTTCCGATTGGCGCAAGGTGTCCTCAACGGATTTGCGCTTGGTGATGTCGGTGACGAAACCTTCGGAGTAAAGCAGTTTGCCTGTGCGATCGCGCACTGCCCGCGCATTCTCAGAAATCCAGATTATGCTGCCGTCTTTGCGATATACCTGAGACTCGAATTCAGACACTCGATCGTTTTCTTCTAGCAGGCGCAAGAACTCCTCTCGCCGTTTCGGATCGACGTAAAGCTGCCGCCCGATATCTTGTAGATTCTCGCTAAGTTCCTCTGGGGAATCATAGCCGTAGATGCGTGCCAGGGCTGGATTAGCGCTGATATAGTTCCCAGCAGGCGTACTTTGGAAGATACCCTCTACGGCATTCTCAAAAATGCTGCGATACTTTTCTTCCGCTTGCCGCAAAGCAGACTCCATCAATTGCCGTTCGGCAATTTGTTTGGCTAAATCTCGGTTGGCAAGTTGCAACTCTTGGGTGCGGTTGATGAGGTTTCGCTGGACTTTTTCAAAGCGCTCTACCCAGCTGGAAGCCTCAGCTGGCAAACTGTTACGGCTTAGGAACATGGGATTTCTCAGTATTTAGTCGCCCAACTGCCAGTATTGCACTTTCCGTGTTTTTACTGGGTGATGCCCCTATCTTTAGTATTGTGATCTCTAAGTAATTACTCAGTGACCTTAGTCCGCGTGTTTTGCGATCGCATAGGCAAAATGTTGCGATCGCGATCGCTGACGTAGCTAAAATTACTGATAAAATATCCAGCGCATGCATCCGCATTACCTAGCGTTCTGGGATGGGTAACGGCAGATTGCGAACAATTATGAAACTCTTAATTCATTCATCATTACTTATTCATATTTAGCCCGTCCCTAGCCAAAGCCCTACTTAGCAATATTTAACTCTTCGCAATCAAGGGCAAACGATCTCAGAATTTAGACACAAATAAAGGGCAAACATCATAGCGGGTTTCATACACACCGCAGCTAACGAGGCAGATAAACGTGCATCGTGAGGAAAATTATCGATTTCCCAATTGCTCAAGCTTTTATAATTGCGCTCAGGCAGTACGATTATCGTGAAGTCAGGTTTGATTGCAACTTTTACTTTAAAAGCGATGAGGCCAGAAAAATTGGTATTGCGAATTCGGCCTAGTGTGGGTATCTTGGCAACTCTTGCTACAGCCAGCGCGATCGCAGGGGTAGCAGCGATCTCCAATCCACACCTTGGAGCGATCGCCAAATTCAAGTTAGCGGCGACTGGGACGCAGCTGACTGACTGGCGATTTGACCCAGCCGCAAGTCAGTTGGAAATAAATTTAAATAAACAAAGTACCCCCCGCTACTTCCTGCTCTCTCAACCACCTCGCATTGTTCTGGATTTACCCAATACCCAGATGGCAAGCGTTGACAAGCAAGAAAGTTACGCTGGTATTGTTCAACAAATTCGGGTATCGCAGTTTCAGCCCGATGTGACGCGGATTGTATTAGAACTATCCCCAGAAGTGCTTTTGGGCGACGTACTGGTGCAACTGCAACCGTCAGAAACTACATCTGTGGGGAATCGGTGGATCTTGCGATCGCTAATTGCCGATTCCAGGACATCAGCAGCACCCGATTTTTCAACAACATTACCACCAGCCAATTTCCGCACCCCCCAGACATCCCGCGTGCAGGTTCCCCCTATCAGTACAGGCGATCGCCCTACCGGGGGACAAGAGGGAGAAAATTCTCAAGTCCCACTAAGCACTCTTCCCCAAACCGCAACCGCCTCCACGCTACCCCCAGCTACTTTTAAGACTAATCGCACAGCAAGCATCAGCGTCCCTCCCCTGAAAACCGCCACAGCCACGACGCGAGTTATTGAATTTGGCCAACCCCTGCCTGGTGGGGAGAATACCCCAGTAGTTCCAGCAGTCGTTAGTAGAGTCTCCAACTCCCAGCCAGTGGTAGAACGGCAGGCTCTCCCCAGTTCCGAGTCCTCAATATCCAAACCTCAAGGAGTTGCCGTAGTAGTGCCTCGGCTTGTTCCAAGGGTTGCCCCACTTCCTACCGTTACGGCGGCGGCAGCAAGTATAGAGCCTGCATTGCCATCCTTGCAACGTCCGAGCAGCGTCTCGCCCGTCAGACAACAACCGACAGTGGCGGTAGCGCCGCTTGGATCGAGAGTTGCCCCCCGCGCTAGTGTTACGGCGACGATGGCAAGTATAGAGTTTGGAGTCCCGCTTCCATCGTCGCCGCGTCCGGGCGGCGTCTCATCGCGCCGACAAAGACCGACTGTGGTGGTTCCTCCGCTTGCGCCAAAGGTTGCTGCTGTTAGAGAACGGCAAAGCAGTAGGTCAAGTATAGACTTTGAAGCCCCAGTTCAGCCCAAGAGAGGCGCTGCGTCGGCGCGGCAAAGAGCTAGCGTGGTGGTTCCGCCGCTTGGATCTAGGGTTTCCACTCGGCGCAAGGTTACGGCGGCGCAAAGAAGTAGGACAAGGGTAGCAGTTGGCTCCCCAAAAAGGCAGTCAGTCGCCAAACGCCGACGCGCAAAATTGGTGGCTCAAAGGAGTAGGTCGAGGGTGACGCCACAAGCGAGGTCGATCGCGCGATCGCGCCCAGGTGCGGAGGCACTTTTGCTGCGTCAGACTAATGCAATTTCCACCGCTACTTTATTTAAAGCAGAATTTCCAGATGTGTTGCTGCCAGAGGGGGCTGTGCTGAGCTTGATCTATCCCGGTAAAAAGCCTCTAACTATGAAAGCGGGTACTCAGAGGCAAGAAGTGTTGCTGCTTACTGAGGCAATACGCGATCGCTCAGGTCAAATTGTCGTCCCAGCAGGCTCCCACATCATCGGACGCTTTGAAACAAATTCTCGCGGCAGTCGCTTTATTGCCCAAGCGATCGCCCTCGGTAGCCGCAATGTTCCTATATCAGCCGAGTCAGAAGTTCTAAAACGCAAGCGGCGGCTCTCACCAAATCAAATTCTACAAGTTCAGCTCAAAGAGGATTTACGCTAACAATGCATTACGAATGATGAATGTTAAATTGCCTCATTCATCATTCATCATTTATTTAGAATTTATCCGTTTCTGGCGGCGGTGCGCCAACCCCCGGTTGATTGATGAAGAAGTTCTTGGCAGCTTCGTTTTGATAGACGCAATTAATCTCCGGTTTGCTCTCAAGCGTGCCAGTGAAGCCAAATGTGTTCATCCGGTTTTTGCACTCGTTAACCTGGTCTGAAGTTACAAGTTTTTGTTGCTCTAAAACCGCCCAGTTATTGGTACGCAATACACAACCAGGGCGCATAGTTGGCTGAGATACATACACGTTGAAAGGATTCAGCGTCACGTAGATGCGGGCGTCCGTAACCATAGCGCTGGCTCCATACTGAACGCAAAGCTCTGGATTCGGCGCAGCCCTATCAATGAAATCGCGGGATGCGACGTTTTGCGGGCTAAAAGTTGCCGTCGAGCTAAAGCCAATTCCAACCCCAACCCCCAGAATAAACACGCCTGCTAAGATTGCTATGGAGGTGTAGTTAAAGGGGGAAGATTTAGAGCCGGAGGATTTAGAGGCTGAGGGTCTAGATTTATTTCTCATCGTTGCTTAGTCACTTTCACCACAATCGCGGACAGTCTCCTTCTCCTAGTATGACGATACTAGCTCCCAACTGGGTATTACAGAACGAGCAGTTTTACTTTCCAGGTTATAACTGAGTGTTTTTGCTCTCGTTGAGTAGTTGGAAATAGGCACTAGCAACTTCTTTCATATTTTGATACTCTTCTTTGGCGTGCCGATACTGCCAATCAAAATCACCCTCTAGAACCTTAGCACTTTCAGGATTGTAATCGGCAATCATGACGCCAATGAGTACTTCTCGAATTAGGCAAACATAAACGTTTTCTAATTTGCCAGCTTTTCTTACTAAATTCTTTATTTGTGCTAATCCTTGTTCGTAAGTATCTACATTGGCAGCATAGATATGCGATTTTGCAACTAATTTTGCAAGTTTATCAATTTGACGGTATTGGTCTTTAAGCGCTGAAACGTTCGGCTCAATTTGCAAATGGTATTTGATCAGCGGAGCTAGCTCTAAAATAGTGTTTAGCTTGGTATCTCTTGGGTTTAATCCCCGATTTGGTACTTCTAGATCGCTGATATCGTGCCAGGAATATATATATTCAACATCTCCTGATTCTGTCAGCTTAGGAAATATAACTTGAGCTAGACTTCGCTGCTTAATTTTTATGGGAATGCCATAATTTTTTAATGGCAAACTATCATAGCGAGCTGGGGCATTATATACACAAACAACAGGGCTGCTTTTGATCAGCCGAACCTTGCTGCTGCGTTGTTCAATGAAGGTAAATGCCACTAACAACGATACAGCTATAAAAGTGAGTCCTAGAAATGCCAGCACTTGAGAAACTCCAGAGATTCCAGAGCAGGAATTGTCTTGATTTATTTTGACCGATTTTGCTAGGCTTGGCGAGAGGGGAGCGGGGAAGGCGAGAAATTGCTAATTTACAATTTACAATTGGCTATCTGTCCTTGCCCATGACCGATCCCTAGCATCGGTCGGCGATCGCGTTGATCTCATTTATTTGTAATATTGCACTTAATATCAACCTCTCCTAACGTATCCTCAGTAGGCGAATGGGGTAGTAAGTGCGAAGTTACCGCCCGTCTAACCAATGATTTGTCACTTTTACTAATAGAGACGCGATCGCTCGCGTCTCTACAACTTGGCTCAGGATAACATCTTGGGTGGAACTTTCTCAGCTACTTAATTCCAATCCCACATAACAGGATTATCATCTATACTGTCGGTGACAGTCCTGCCTATTGCGTCAATTTCTTTTAGTTCATCGACAGACAATTTAACATCGCCTGCTTTGGCGTTATCTACAGCTTGTTGGGCATTTCTTGCACCCGCGATCGCATTAGCTTGTGGCTGGGCAATTAACCACGCTAACGCCAACTGCGCTAAAGTACAGTCATGGCGTTCTGCAATCGGTCGCAACTGGTTTAAAGCTTCCTGCGCTCGTTGGTAATTTTCTCCTTGAAATAGTTTATTTTTAGCGCGGTTATCGGCTGGGTCAAATTTATGACCAGGTTGAAATTTACCAGTCAACAATCCTTGTGCTAAAGGAGAATAAGCAATGATTGAGATCTTGTTATCTACGCAATAAGACATCGCTTCTTTTTCTACCCAACGCCAAAATAAAGAATAGGGCGGCTGCAAACTATCAATACGCCCGTATTGGGATGCTTCTTCTAATTGGGCGCGGTTGAAATTAGAAACGCCAATTGCTCGAATTTTACCTTGTCTTTGCAGATAATTTAGAGCTTTCATTGTCTCCTCAATGGGGACAAGTTCAGTTTTGAAAGTACCAGAAGGCCAGTGAATTTGGTATAAATCGATATAGTCAGTTTTCAAGTTTTTGAGGGAGCGATCGCATGCCTCAATTACTTGGTCATACTTGAGATGGTTGGCAAACACTTTTGTTGCATAAACAACTTTGTCACGAATATCTGACAATGCATCAGCAACAATCTGCTCAGAGTGTCCATCACCATAAACTTCAGCGGTATCAATTGTAGTT is part of the Microcoleus sp. FACHB-831 genome and harbors:
- a CDS encoding AMIN domain-containing protein — translated: MRPEKLVLRIRPSVGILATLATASAIAGVAAISNPHLGAIAKFKLAATGTQLTDWRFDPAASQLEINLNKQSTPRYFLLSQPPRIVLDLPNTQMASVDKQESYAGIVQQIRVSQFQPDVTRIVLELSPEVLLGDVLVQLQPSETTSVGNRWILRSLIADSRTSAAPDFSTTLPPANFRTPQTSRVQVPPISTGDRPTGGQEGENSQVPLSTLPQTATASTLPPATFKTNRTASISVPPLKTATATTRVIEFGQPLPGGENTPVVPAVVSRVSNSQPVVERQALPSSESSISKPQGVAVVVPRLVPRVAPLPTVTAAAASIEPALPSLQRPSSVSPVRQQPTVAVAPLGSRVAPRASVTATMASIEFGVPLPSSPRPGGVSSRRQRPTVVVPPLAPKVAAVRERQSSRSSIDFEAPVQPKRGAASARQRASVVVPPLGSRVSTRRKVTAAQRSRTRVAVGSPKRQSVAKRRRAKLVAQRSRSRVTPQARSIARSRPGAEALLLRQTNAISTATLFKAEFPDVLLPEGAVLSLIYPGKKPLTMKAGTQRQEVLLLTEAIRDRSGQIVVPAGSHIIGRFETNSRGSRFIAQAIALGSRNVPISAESEVLKRKRRLSPNQILQVQLKEDLR
- a CDS encoding DUF3172 domain-containing protein: MRNKSRPSASKSSGSKSSPFNYTSIAILAGVFILGVGVGIGFSSTATFSPQNVASRDFIDRAAPNPELCVQYGASAMVTDARIYVTLNPFNVYVSQPTMRPGCVLRTNNWAVLEQQKLVTSDQVNECKNRMNTFGFTGTLESKPEINCVYQNEAAKNFFINQPGVGAPPPETDKF
- a CDS encoding aldo/keto reductase, with protein sequence METRSLGNSGIQITPIIMGTWQAGKKMWVGIEDSDTIKAIRAAVDAGITTIDTAEVYGDGHSEQIVADALSDIRDKVVYATKVFANHLKYDQVIEACDRSLKNLKTDYIDLYQIHWPSGTFKTELVPIEETMKALNYLQRQGKIRAIGVSNFNRAQLEEASQYGRIDSLQPPYSLFWRWVEKEAMSYCVDNKISIIAYSPLAQGLLTGKFQPGHKFDPADNRAKNKLFQGENYQRAQEALNQLRPIAERHDCTLAQLALAWLIAQPQANAIAGARNAQQAVDNAKAGDVKLSVDELKEIDAIGRTVTDSIDDNPVMWDWN